The following DNA comes from Heterodontus francisci isolate sHetFra1 unplaced genomic scaffold, sHetFra1.hap1 HAP1_SCAFFOLD_438, whole genome shotgun sequence.
GGCTacaccgcgcgtgcgcagatctctgcaacaaaactcaatgggaactttcGCCGTTTCACCCTCATCgatgtgtgaacaatgaaactgaacatggggttagggtggagggagggtggggaggtgtggagggaatctataacctagaaagccgggagctgatccccTTTAGATGTTCAAAAtgccgtctctccctgcagggtgtttgttattattgagaccctcctctcaaaacaatccgacagaaacatgggaggaaggagggagtcgctgtgtttgctgggaccttgtagaattcatttcagccAGAAAAGGTTTGTCcaaccggagtgaaacccgcggtcaatgtgagtaataccgaatggcgAACTTCATCGTTTCAATCTAAACAAGAGACACGGAGCTGCGGCGATTATACTGGACAtacaaacacagtgacaatagagcccatcccagagtttcagctcccggttgttaaatgtcctcatctGCACAGTCTTTTCAGGGCTCAGTTGCCGATGTCTAGTCCTGTATCCCTGAAACACTCGGAACCAGGAGATCCTCGAACTCCCTGttgaaagatttatggacaggaatttttccagcctttggtccagtcgatcataacctgctgttcaaacatagtattattcaaacaattaatgtgaaattctgttcactactcaggccttgaactcggtttgagcagagcAACTACTGAAAGATTCAGCATCTTTCCAGATATAGCAGccagagctggatagagggactcagggtttaatcctgcacacacacaacagaaggagtgacagtcacacagggatggGAACTGGTATCATTTCTGTCGCCTACTCACCCAACAGGCAGAGTTACAAACTGATTTAACATCCAACCCACTAcaattcagtactggagaaatacagaggctcttccactccatccttccctcccgTACACTCGGCAGATTGACAGCACAAGGCCTTTCAGGTATCATTTCCGTGACCAAGAGTTTCACTCCGATTATATTAAACAGAGACTATCAGATTTTTATCCTTCATCCTGGAAATACTCGGACTCACTCTTACACTTCTACCAGAGTGTTTTGGCCAAATGAGGAGCCGCCCCTGCACCCGCTCTCCTGCCTTATTCAGACAACCTTCCAGTCTCAGCGTCACACACGTTAACAAtaatttgcttttgatcaatatGACTCAAAGATTGTTTGCAGCGCCAAATATTTGGACAAATATCCCAAATATTTGTACAAATATCCCATCTCCTCGACATCACCATGATTCCAACCAGGCAGAATAGTGAGAGTGCAGGTAAAAAACAAAACATGTTTCTAAAATAGTGTAAGATAATATTAATGAGTAGCAACCAAGAGAAACAAAAATAATTTATAAGTAAACAAAAATGCAAAATGATAGTGCAAGAAATTGCGGAGCTATTCGGGATAAAGAAATGAAATTTCCTTGTGTTGGAAAAGGTAATGAATGAGAGCGTTATATGTCTGATCACACAAACAAGGATGAAGTTAATGTCCCAGTAGAGGAGGGGTGCAGAGATATTGGATAGAATGAAAATAGACAGAAAGGAGGTTCTCAATAGATTGGCATCACTTTAAGTTAATGAATCCAGATAGAAAGCATCTCAGATTGCTGAGGGAGATAGCAGAAGTCCTGACGACAATGTTTGGATACTGAAGTAGTTCCAGTCGActgaaggattgcaaatgttacactcctgttcCAGAAATGGGAAGGAAAAGGCTGGTGACTACAGACCAATGAATGTTGTCATCAGTGGTCAAAAACAATTGGAAACAAGTGTCAAGGATCAAATAAACTTCAACTTGAAGAATGATGAGTTAATAAGGGACAAGCAGTACCGATTTGGTAAGGACAAATCATGTgagactaacctgattgaattcttgtgATTGACTTTGCTGAAAGTAGTATTATAGATATTGGATATCTGCTTTTTGAAAGGCATTCGATCAAGTTGTGCATAACAGAGTTACACATAAAATAAAAGTTCATGTTAAAAATTGATACTGGTCTGCTGAGATTGTAGTTGGCTAAAGGATAGGAGACAGAGTGTCGTAGTGAACTGATGTCTTTTTAATGCGAAGATGTATTCAGTAGGGTGGCACAGAAATTTTTATTAACAACATTGCTTTGATAGGGACCATAATTCGGAAGTTTGAGGAGGgcaaaatacatagcaatgtatgtaaatagtaaagagctgtaagtttcaggcagatgttacctgaacagaggtgagacagagaatacccaacctgtCTCACCTTGAGATTCTGGACGAAGATGGACCTACAAGGTACAGagtcaagttctgtgatcaagtcagagagtttattgggcttaactaagatgcacaaagttaatCCTTAACAACAGCAATAAGTATACCGGAACACTCTATACTGGTTCTTGCTTCTGAGCTTGCTGGGacatggacttctctccttcttcttctcttgctgtgttgaccatagtctatcttctccttctaagtgtgcCAACAATGTGCTGTTCACCCCTTGCTAAGTGTACCGAAAAAATTCCCTATCACCCTTTCTTTTACCCTTCGTGGGGTGTTGGGATCTGACCATATTAGGTTCTGAATTGTTCCGGGTATCCTAATTGGTTCAATCTACACACTTTACAGATGTTTCCTGTGTCTTTCACTTTCAGCAAGGATCCTTGTGTACCCTGGTTGTagtctctctcacaaggggaaacatcctctcagtatccacccggCGAAGTGCTCTCAAGATCTTATacgatttcaataagatcacttctcattcttcttaatTCTAATGGATACAGGACAACCTGTCCAACCATTTCCCAGAAAATAAGCATTGATCCGAGCAATCTGTCGAGTGAatcctctctgaactgcttctaatgcaatttcttTGTTTTcaacagtaaggagaccaaaactgtacaaattaTTACAGATGCAGTATCACCAATACCCTGGACAACTGTAGCAAATCTTCCTTACTTTAAtagtccattccccttgcaataactgacatcattccatttgccttccaaaactCATGTTGTACGTGCCAACcaacttttttgtgattcatgtaccaggatacccaactCTGTCGCGTTGTTATACTGTATGTTTCTGTTCCATGTTGATTCAGTGcgtcatgaattaaacggttgTATTTGATAATGTATTCTTGAGGGCCGATTCAAACTGTGTTGAAAGACAGTGGGGGATCTCAGCCGAAATAAATGAAGCTACAATAACTCAGATTTCATAATTCTTCAGGCCAAATTGGATTTTTTTACTCTTTGCATTGTTTTCTCAtcggaaattggcgggcttttgaaATTGATTAAATTTCAACTTCAGTTACATTTCAACCAATCAGGGCGCAGCATTTCCCGCCGCCCTTTTACTTCCCGGAGCTGCTTTCAAACTTGACTGATGGATGAggctgcatccaatcacaacactAGGGCGGTCCCTCTACTGTCTTAAATAGACAGTCCCTGAGCATCCTCAACATTTACAGTGTTTTTGTTCCAGATCTTCTACCacaatggccagaaccaagcagacagcgcgcaaatcgaccggagggaaagctccccgcaagcagctggctaccaaagcggcccgcaagagcgctccagtcacgggcggagtgaagaagcctcaccgttacaaacccggcactgtggctctgcgggagatccgccgctaccagaaatccaccgagctgctcatccgcaaactgcccttccagcgcctggtgcggaaGATCGCGCaagacttcaagacagacctgcgcttccagaggtcggccgtcatggccctgcaggaggccagcgaggcttacctggtggggctctttgaggacaccagcCTGTatgccatccacgccaagcgagtcaccatcatgcccaaagacatccagctggcccgccgtatccgctgggagcgcgcctaaactcaccctgccccaaactgagtttggcatcaaataacacaacggctcttttaagagccaccaaatcggcAAAACAAAGAGCTGCGATCTCCTGTCATCGATTCCAGCAGAGAAAACTGCGCTCCAGAACAGATCATTTTATTAGAGCGGCAATCATTTGGGGACTCAACAAAAGCTTTATTTGTGCAGAAACCCTAGAATTGTTAAAATGCCGGACAAATATCTCCAGAGGCAAGCGGCTAAATCCCGTCTCTCAGACAGTCACCAGGTCTTTCTCAGATAAAGTGGGTgtctctgaaaagagtctttgggcCAGTTGGAGATGTCTGGGCATgatgcgggtcttcctgttgtccggggccgcgttaccggccagctcgcggatttcagctgtcagatactcgagcacagcagccagagaaCCAGGGCTCCGGCTCCCCtacgctcagcatagttccccaTTCTCGGGATatagtgaacacggcccaccgggaactgcagtccagcccgggaggagtgagacttggccttggcccaaactttccctcttccagacatccccctcccccccaaaaaataCATTCTTCATAAAAATCGATAAAAACTACAATTCAAAACAGTTCAGGAAGAATGATCAAATCCGTCCACCTATACCTTCTGGATGAATGATCGTGAGGACActggtgattggtcactctgtGCAGCTTCTCATTGTGTTGTTCATGTGACCATTCAGATAGTTGCTTAGTTCACCAATCCGGAGACATCACTTTAATAGGGCGGAAAATAACCGCTCCAGAGTGGCAGACTCCAAACCGTTTCTTTTTCAAATTTGAAAGGCCCGCCAACAGATTTGTAAAACAAGGAGCGGCTTCACTCGATATCACGTTAACAGATCATATAGCCTTACGACAGGGATGTAAAAATATCCCCTATATTGTATTGTTTCACATTTTCTCAAAAGTTCCAGATTCGCTTTTCCAATCCGGCATCTATTCGGATTCATTCTCTGTCCTGTTTTAAAACAGTCTGTAACCGGCAGGCAAAAagcctcattcacagcattctgtaaccgGATACATTTCTGATCAATGTAAAAAAAACACATCACACATTATAAATTGGTTCCTGTTCGTGGGAGACAAAGGAGGACTGTCCAttttcagtgtgaggtgttaaagagtgagactgagggttcctacaccaccggggtttctaaataatgtacttattaattattgaagcTAAACGTATGGGAGTCTGGGCCTTTCCCTTTATCTGTTAGTGTCCGATATGTGAATTTGGAGtttaatctgtacctgtcagtttctgttatGGAAGGTTGTTTGATTTTGCCTCTGTACCTGTTAGTCAGTAATATGTTTGTGTAGCTTtacactgcacatgttaattgatgacgTGTCAGTGTTGTTTTCACTCCACTTGTCAGTCTCTGGTTTGCAAGCCTCGACTGTATTCTGTACCGATCAGACGTCTACATATGAGGGTGGGTTTTAACCTGTTCCTGCCAATCTGTTTTATGTCAGTACTGTTTATTATCTGGATCTGTAAGTTACTGATGAATGAATGTGGACTGTATTGTATCCCTGTCAGTGATCATGAAGAGTTATTTTACACTGTAACTGCCAGTATCTGAAATCCGAGTGTGGGTTGTAATCTGCAtctgcctgtttctggtatgtgACATGAGCATTGTTTTTCCTTGGTGTGTGTGAGCCTCACGTGTCAGAAGCTGGGTTTAATTGTACATCTCACTCCCTGCTGTATGGTTGTGGATTTTCATCTGGAAAGTTAATTTCTGATATGCgcgtgtgaattttattctgtGTGCCACTTTCTGGGATGTGAGTGTGTGTtctttctgttcctgtcagtttctgacatgtgaataTGGATTTCCCTCTGTTCTGGTCAGTTACTGCAATGAAAGTCGctcctttattctgtgcctgtcagtttctggtctggAAGAAAGATTTTTATTCTTTACCTTTTATATACTGACAAGTGAATGTGAGCTcaccctgtatctgtcagtttgtgacagttactctgtcttttactcttcacctgtcagtttctgatatgtgaatgtggattttattctgtacctgtcagttactgcaaAGCAAGTATGTATTTTATTCGGTACCTGTTTGTTTCTTGGAATTGATCGGAGCTTTTACTcgatatctgtcagtctctggaatgtgaatattgctattactctgtgtctgtctgtgtctgattTGTCAGCAAGTGTTTTActttccctttctgttcctgacatatgaatgtggattttactatgtatctctcagttactggtatgtgattgtggATTTTATTCTGTATGCACAAGCCTATGATTAGTGATTGTGGCTTCTGTCCTAGACCTGTCACTATCTTGTTTCATATGTTCATTATTTTGTGCATGTTACTTTATGGGGAATGACTGCAGGCTTTATACATTTCCTGCCATATTACCACTATGACTTCAAGAGCTGGTCAGAAGCCGGAGATTCTGTGGTTAGTAACTCACGTCCTAACTCCTTAAATACTTTCGACCACTGACAAGCTACAAGTCAGAAGCCTGATGTattactgcccacttgcctggatgtgtgcacccctaacaacattcaagaaactctataccatccaggacaaagcagcaggcTTGATTGGCTTACCATTCACCAGATTAGctttttactccctccaccaccagtgcacagtgtgtaccatctacaagatgtactgcatcaacctgaggaagcaccgtgaacagcacctttcaaacatcTGCTACCAAGTAGAACATGGGCAGCAAACGTATGAGGACATTATCACCTGCAAGTTCATCTCCAGTTCATatgtcatcctgacttgaaaatataacactattcctgcatcatcactcagtccaaattctgcaactccctacctaacaccactttgggtgtacctacactacagagACTGTAGGGAGCAAGAAGGCCGCTCGACACCATCTTCTAAAGGGCAATGAGAGATGGACAACAACTACTCTCCTTTCtacagatgctcacatcccataaacatacACTACAAATAATCATAAAGGTGTGTATATGAATAACATTCGTTCTGTGTCTGTTCATCACTGGTACAGTATGAGTGTGGAAGTCATTCTCCATCTGTCACTCTGAAAGAcaggatctgtttgtttatatttaaggAACAATGAAGGAACTCTTACACATCTAGATCTGTCCAACTATCTGTCCCTCTTTGTTTGGTATGAGAGGTGAGGGAttcattctttatctcagaatgtggaatgtgactgTGGGTTTTTCTCTTTATCTGTCAATTACTGATAAACAGATGTGGGTTTTCCACTGTACCTGTCTACATCTGATGTGAGTGTGGTTTTAACTCTTTTCTGTTAGTATCCGATGTATGAGCATGTGCTTCAATCTACCTGCCAACTTCCGATGTGAGTATGGGTTTTATTATTTATCTATCAGCTTCTGGTATGTAAGTGTTGGTTTTGtcatgtacctgtcagtttctgctgaGGTGAACAGTGGTTTTGGTTTGAATCTCTCACTATCTGTTATGTGATAATGAGTATTGTTTTGTCCTTGTCAATTTCTGGAATAGCAGAAAGCACATAATACAAAGCAAAATATTGTGAAAGctggaaattaaaaacagaaaatgctgtaaacactcagcaggcctgccaacaactgtggagacagaaacaaagttaacctttcaggtcaatggccgTTCATcaatgatctgaaatgttaactgcctccctctctccacaggtgctgccagacttgcagagtatttccagcattttctgctttcatttacactgtaccttttatattctggcaagtgaatgtgggaTGACTCTTCATCCTTTCATTTCTGAtgtgtgaatgtggattttacccagcatgttgtcatttactgcaatgcaaatacctgttttattctgtacctttttgtttgttgtaattgattgtgggttttacCCTGCATTTgtcagtctctgtaatgtgaatgccgctattactctgtatttgtctgtgcatgatttgtgaggatatgttttactttccctgtctgtttctggcatgtgaatgtggattttactatgtacctctgagttactttatgtgtatgtgggtgttattctgtttctGCATGTCTCTGATAAGTGTAACGTTTTCCCTGTACCTATCAATATCACACTTGTCAGTGTGGCCATTATTCTGTACTTGTTGCTTTATGGTAGTGCTTTTCCTGTCAATATCTGATATGCTACTATACATTTTATTCTGTACTTGTCAGATTCTGTGATGTGATATTGTTTTtctctgtctatgtgtgtctgGTATGTCATTATCAGTTTTACTGTGTACCTATTAGCATCTAGTATCTGAGTATTAGGTTCACATTGTATATTTCAATTTGTTCTGTGAATCTGCTTCGgccttgaactgacagtttctattctgtgacTGGTCATTGAAAGGATGATTGTTAATTTCTGCTCAATAGGTATTTATTTAACTCTGTTCATGTCAGTCTCTGCAATGGGAATTTGTGATTTATGCTGAATCTGCCATTTGTTTATCTTGATGGCATGCTtaattctgttcctgtcagtctctgtttttaaGGTATTTTTTCTGAGTATTTGTCAGTCTCtgacgtgtgagtgtgggatttcctTTGTGTCTGTAAGTTTTTAATGTGAATGAGAGGTTTTTAATTCTGTACATGGCAATCCTGAAAAACGAGCATGGGTTTTACTGTGTAACCCTCACACtctggtatttgtgtttgtgtctttTTCTTCTCATTACCTGTCTGTTTCTGAAAAGTTTGTTTGAATTTTACTTTGTACCAGTTACATACTGATCCCTGTTTGTGGGGTGTACTCTGCACCTCTCGTTCTTATGTGATTGAGATTTATATCTGTACCAGTCAAGCTCTGGTATTTGCATCTAGATTTTACTCCACATCAGTCTAACTCAGAATTGTGAGTGTTGTTTTTTACCTTGTTTCCTGTGTACTTTGCAGTATGGAACTGTAATTGTCACTTTCTGGTATTTGTGTGTAGCTTTTCTTtcatgtctctcagtctctgttgtGTTTTTCTGTATTGAGCGGGGGGTGAGTGGGTTTGCTTCATGCCTGTCAGTTTCTATATGTTAGTGCAGTTTTATTTTCTAGTGGGTGAGTGTTTTTTTTCCACTTTTTTTGCTGTATTATTCAGTTCCTTGGATACGGGTGTAAGTTTCACTCGATATCTCTCTATCCCTCGTCTATAGTTTATCTCTGTcggtttctgattttgagtgtggctttatctgtacctgtcactttgttttatgtgagaaacgttttattctgtatctttcagtttctgatgtttgtttgtgtgtcttgaACTTGTGCCCCTCAGTTTATTGCATGTGAATGTGGGTTTGACTGTTAATCTAACACTCACTTGTATATGAGTGCTGTTTACtctttatctttgattgtctggTTTGTAAATTTAAGTTTTAACCTGTGCATTTAAATTTCTAATGTGCAGGTCTGGTTTTTAACCTGTCTATGTCATGTTCTGGTATACAAGTATGTGTTTCAGTCTGGCTTTTGAGTCTGGATTgtacaccacatctctacattctctAGAATATgggtgtgatttttaatctgtgaggtttactttgtacatttcattctctggtctgtgactgctgaagttattctgtatctgtcagtttatgttatgtgagtgtgagttttagtctgtatctgtcagtatctggtatataaatcttcttaattatgtgtgagttttagtctgtatctgtcagtttatgtGATGTGGCATtgagttttagtctgtatctgtcagtatctggtatataaatcttcttaattatgtgtgtgttttattctgtatctatcagtatatgttatgtgagtgtgagttttagtttgtatctgtcagtatctggtataaaaatcttcttaattatgtgtgagttttagtctgtatctgtcagtttatgtGATGTGACATtgagttttagtctgtatctgtcagtatctggtatataaatcttcttaattatgtttgtgttttattctgtatctgtcagtgtgtgaagtgcaagtgttgggttttctttgtacctgtcagttatgGATGAGAGATTTTCACTCTCTAACAGTAAATTTCTTGGAATTCACTGTGGATTT
Coding sequences within:
- the LOC137360020 gene encoding histone H3-like, with amino-acid sequence MARTKQTARKSTGGKAPRKQLATKAARKSAPVTGGVKKPHRYKPGTVALREIRRYQKSTELLIRKLPFQRLVRKIAQDFKTDLRFQRSAVMALQEASEAYLVGLFEDTSLYAIHAKRVTIMPKDIQLARRIRWERA